One window from the genome of Streptomyces sp. NBC_01476 encodes:
- a CDS encoding sigma-70 family RNA polymerase sigma factor: MAAIERGAIEAELPFVIERLKRCASPAGVVSQRAFALEAGRLGLRTTEQQRRLRNGLAAVGIHVKLSRRGGTGHRAGPVPDLEVQAATSLTKTPAPPTEVPEPGLGATEAASRLAQARRMLARYADIDGTVSKLAHDGVVRLHGLNPAEVRELTADFPITRPGTPRVFDEPVERRGGRPVGPALAPTSRTAPVRPPVGKAPARVASAAVDARLAEAVRAARAVLEADRWRRDPARVVLKAEEEVGLAVLLRGGTDLLSRDVPPDEIAALLRDGERWHAYECLVLHNQRLVWKIAQGYQGRGLDIEDSVQHGSVGLLRAVRKFDATQGNKLSTYATWWIKQAITRAIADEGNLIRLPVHLHEKVSKVAAAERKLLGEGRARTVENVAYVTGLTFAEVEKIRRISRSTDSLDRIVGDDAALGELIIGPSRLPGPSAVVLRKEFFEQVGQLLDGFTERERHVLVRRAGLDGDEPATLDAIGAVFGVTRERIRQIEGKAKPVFRDGLIRLGIIPSRP; the protein is encoded by the coding sequence ATGGCCGCGATCGAACGGGGCGCGATCGAGGCGGAGTTGCCGTTCGTCATCGAGAGGCTGAAGCGGTGCGCGTCTCCTGCGGGCGTTGTCAGTCAGCGAGCTTTCGCTCTGGAGGCGGGTCGACTCGGGCTGAGAACCACGGAGCAGCAGCGAAGGCTTCGCAACGGGCTCGCCGCTGTTGGCATCCATGTGAAGCTTTCTCGCCGGGGAGGTACGGGCCATCGCGCCGGGCCTGTCCCGGACCTCGAGGTGCAGGCTGCGACGTCGTTAACGAAGACGCCCGCCCCACCGACTGAAGTCCCCGAGCCCGGGCTCGGTGCAACCGAGGCGGCCAGCCGCTTGGCCCAGGCTCGGCGCATGCTGGCCCGCTACGCCGACATCGACGGCACCGTCAGCAAGCTCGCCCACGACGGCGTGGTACGGCTCCACGGGCTCAACCCTGCCGAAGTGCGTGAGCTGACCGCCGACTTCCCGATCACCCGACCCGGGACGCCCCGCGTGTTCGACGAACCGGTGGAGCGTCGTGGGGGCCGCCCCGTCGGGCCTGCACTCGCGCCGACGTCCAGGACCGCACCCGTGAGGCCGCCAGTCGGCAAGGCCCCGGCTCGGGTTGCTTCTGCCGCCGTGGACGCGCGCCTGGCTGAGGCGGTTCGTGCCGCCCGTGCCGTCCTGGAAGCAGACCGGTGGCGGCGGGACCCAGCCAGAGTAGTGCTCAAGGCGGAGGAGGAGGTCGGCCTCGCCGTTCTTCTCCGCGGCGGTACGGACCTCCTCAGCCGCGATGTTCCGCCGGACGAGATTGCGGCGCTGCTCCGTGACGGCGAGCGGTGGCACGCCTACGAGTGCCTCGTCCTGCACAACCAGCGGCTCGTGTGGAAGATCGCGCAGGGTTACCAAGGGCGCGGACTGGACATTGAGGACAGCGTTCAGCACGGAAGCGTCGGACTGCTGCGCGCGGTCCGCAAGTTCGACGCCACACAAGGTAACAAGCTCTCGACCTACGCGACCTGGTGGATCAAGCAAGCCATCACCCGGGCCATCGCCGACGAGGGCAACCTGATACGACTGCCCGTGCATCTCCACGAAAAGGTCAGCAAGGTCGCCGCAGCCGAGCGCAAGCTTCTGGGCGAAGGCCGTGCCAGGACGGTCGAGAACGTGGCTTATGTCACCGGACTCACCTTCGCCGAGGTGGAAAAGATTCGCAGGATCAGTCGGTCCACCGATTCCCTGGACCGGATCGTCGGCGATGACGCAGCCCTCGGCGAGCTGATCATCGGGCCGAGCCGACTGCCCGGGCCTTCTGCTGTGGTGCTTCGCAAGGAGTTCTTCGAGCAGGTTGGGCAGCTCCTGGACGGCTTCACGGAACGTGAACGCCACGTTCTTGTTCGGCGTGCCGGTCTCGACGGTGACGAGCCGGCCACCCTGGACGCGATCGGCGCGGTCTTCGGGGTCACCCGTGAGCGCATTCGGCAGATCGAGGGGAAGGCCAAACCGGTCTTCCGCGATGGGCTGATCCGACTGGGAATCATCCCTTCGCGTCCCTGA
- a CDS encoding AAA family ATPase, whose amino-acid sequence MPHPDRLPGTPEFRIKLPKDGGEARGHLLTEFGGNGTHKFLLREGSTVAAEAWPGLSDHARRTRADLRASGGLADAPADPDRQEAPRRWVAAQDIECNSSSAAAALVYGYDASGPESWRTAEGHPLADYLSTGWRPPRKAWLVRGSNVSGHNLVRQSWLKEGFVSLAGAHLPPLEESDPTKSALRRYVEEGYEGAASYNQKQSLVDDLHAFLTQMRMGDTVATIGDGRLHIGRITGEALQTSSPGGLSNLRRTVDWLPKNHAYEELQEEVQQKLSVQHDVVDLTGVLDALGALTGHLERTDPAAADASGEYPAVEGPTQRELSLPDTTGALAADLLVHDSSWLEELRELLLDERQLVFYGPPGTGKTYLAMKLAEYFGGGPEQVKIVQFHPSYAYEDFFEGFRPVEDPETREVAFRLTAGPLRELADLASLEGNRHLPHFLIIDEINRANLAKVFGELYFLLEYRTRSVRLTYSGDDFALPPNLFVIGTMNTADRSIALVDAAMRRRFAFVELSPRTEPTAGLLARWLKREGRDPEPAHLLDALNARIDDADFAIGPSYLMKPGVYRDGGLERTWRTKILPLLEEHHYGEGLDVTARYGLDSLREQRP is encoded by the coding sequence ATGCCGCACCCCGACCGCCTCCCCGGCACGCCCGAGTTCCGCATCAAGCTTCCCAAAGACGGTGGGGAGGCGCGCGGACATCTGCTCACTGAGTTCGGCGGCAACGGCACGCACAAGTTCCTCCTGCGCGAGGGTTCGACGGTGGCCGCCGAGGCGTGGCCCGGGCTCAGTGACCACGCACGTCGGACCCGCGCGGATCTGCGCGCGAGCGGCGGGCTCGCCGACGCGCCGGCCGATCCCGACCGGCAAGAAGCACCACGGCGCTGGGTGGCGGCCCAGGACATCGAGTGCAACTCCTCCTCGGCCGCCGCCGCGCTCGTGTACGGCTACGACGCGTCCGGCCCGGAGTCCTGGCGGACCGCCGAGGGCCATCCGCTCGCCGACTATCTGTCCACCGGCTGGCGCCCCCCGCGCAAAGCGTGGCTGGTGCGCGGCTCGAATGTCTCCGGGCACAACCTGGTGCGGCAGTCGTGGCTGAAAGAGGGGTTCGTCTCGCTCGCGGGCGCGCACCTGCCGCCTCTGGAGGAGTCCGATCCGACGAAGAGCGCGCTGCGCCGCTACGTAGAGGAGGGATACGAGGGGGCGGCCTCGTACAACCAGAAGCAGAGCCTCGTCGATGATCTGCACGCATTCCTGACGCAGATGCGCATGGGCGACACAGTGGCCACCATCGGCGACGGCCGGCTGCACATCGGGCGAATCACCGGGGAGGCCCTCCAGACCTCGTCGCCAGGCGGGCTGTCCAATCTGCGAAGGACCGTCGACTGGCTGCCGAAGAACCATGCCTATGAAGAGCTGCAGGAGGAGGTGCAGCAGAAGCTGTCCGTTCAGCATGACGTCGTCGACCTGACCGGCGTCCTGGACGCGCTGGGCGCGCTCACCGGGCACTTGGAGCGCACGGACCCGGCAGCAGCCGACGCCAGCGGTGAGTACCCCGCCGTCGAAGGGCCGACGCAGCGGGAGCTGTCACTGCCGGACACCACCGGGGCACTTGCCGCAGACCTCCTCGTCCACGACAGTTCCTGGCTGGAGGAGCTGCGTGAACTGCTGCTCGATGAAAGGCAGTTGGTCTTCTACGGCCCTCCGGGCACGGGCAAGACGTATCTGGCGATGAAGCTGGCCGAGTACTTCGGCGGCGGCCCGGAACAGGTCAAGATCGTGCAGTTCCACCCTTCGTACGCCTATGAGGACTTCTTCGAAGGGTTCCGGCCGGTGGAGGATCCCGAGACGCGAGAGGTTGCCTTCCGGCTGACGGCCGGCCCGCTTCGGGAACTCGCCGATCTCGCCTCCCTCGAGGGCAACCGACACCTCCCGCACTTCCTGATCATCGACGAGATCAACCGCGCCAATCTGGCGAAGGTCTTCGGTGAGCTGTACTTCCTCCTGGAGTACCGGACGAGGTCCGTCCGCCTCACCTACTCAGGAGACGACTTCGCGCTGCCGCCGAATCTGTTCGTGATCGGGACAATGAACACCGCCGACCGATCGATCGCCCTGGTCGACGCGGCGATGCGGCGCCGGTTCGCGTTCGTCGAGCTGTCCCCGCGCACCGAGCCGACCGCCGGGCTGCTCGCTCGCTGGCTGAAGCGCGAAGGCAGGGATCCGGAGCCCGCCCACCTCCTCGATGCCCTCAATGCCCGCATCGACGACGCCGACTTCGCCATCGGTCCCTCGTACTTGATGAAGCCAGGCGTGTACCGCGACGGCGGCCTCGAACGGACCTGGCGCACGAAGATTCTGCCGCTGCTCGAGGAGCACCACTACGGCGAGGGGCTCGATGTCACCGCCCGCTATGGCCTCGACTCGCTGCGCGAGCAGCGCCCGTGA
- a CDS encoding McrC family protein, with protein sequence MEVTLREYGPEVSVPLGSEAGRALAASGILQSATPDSGRDGHWLLRAGSRVGAVRTPDGSVVRITPKTPVGRLFFLLGFSLAPARAWRDGREGTVDIGTYDDVVPALAHAVERQIDAALRQGVLQGYREVEESALVVRGRLREAEQIRQHFGRTPPVEIAYDAYTADTAENRILRAAAERLLRLPGVPGPVRRRLAHQRVRLADALPLVRGQELPRWRPSRLNSRYQPALRLAEAVLHGTSPEHRPTGSEPLTIDGFLLDMNKLFEDFVTVALREALREHGLTANLQDLHHLDTAGLVRVRPDLVVRTGDGRTPLAVVDAKYKVEKADGLLNADLYQALAYATVLGLHEAHLVYAAGRQPERFHEVRGTTAGPDGRGVRLYQHSLDLSREPRQLLSALREIAGQLAAATPHP encoded by the coding sequence ATGGAGGTGACGCTGCGCGAGTACGGGCCCGAAGTCTCCGTCCCACTCGGCTCCGAGGCCGGGCGGGCCCTCGCCGCCTCCGGGATCCTGCAAAGTGCGACCCCGGATTCGGGTCGAGACGGGCACTGGCTACTGCGGGCGGGTAGCCGGGTCGGCGCCGTGCGCACCCCCGATGGTTCGGTGGTACGGATCACGCCCAAGACCCCCGTCGGCCGGCTGTTCTTCCTCCTCGGGTTCAGCCTCGCCCCGGCACGCGCGTGGCGCGACGGCCGGGAGGGCACCGTCGACATCGGCACGTACGACGATGTCGTCCCCGCACTCGCGCACGCCGTCGAGCGGCAGATCGATGCCGCGCTCCGGCAGGGGGTCCTCCAGGGCTACCGCGAGGTGGAGGAATCCGCGCTGGTCGTGCGCGGGCGGCTGCGCGAGGCCGAGCAGATCCGGCAGCACTTCGGCCGAACACCGCCCGTGGAGATCGCCTACGACGCGTACACCGCCGACACCGCCGAGAACCGCATCCTGCGTGCCGCCGCCGAACGGTTGCTGCGGCTGCCGGGGGTTCCCGGCCCCGTCCGACGGCGCCTCGCCCACCAGCGCGTACGTCTCGCAGACGCGCTGCCACTGGTACGAGGGCAGGAGCTGCCGCGTTGGCGGCCGTCGCGCCTGAACTCCCGCTATCAGCCCGCACTGCGGCTCGCCGAGGCCGTCCTGCACGGCACTTCACCAGAACACCGGCCAACCGGGTCCGAACCACTCACCATCGACGGCTTCCTGCTCGACATGAACAAGCTGTTCGAGGACTTCGTCACGGTCGCCCTGCGTGAGGCCCTTCGGGAGCACGGCCTGACCGCGAACCTCCAGGACCTCCACCACCTCGACACCGCGGGTCTCGTACGGGTGCGCCCCGATCTCGTCGTCCGCACCGGCGATGGCCGCACTCCGCTTGCCGTCGTCGACGCCAAGTACAAGGTCGAGAAGGCCGATGGACTCCTCAACGCCGATCTGTACCAGGCGCTCGCGTACGCCACCGTGCTCGGTCTGCACGAGGCGCACCTGGTGTACGCGGCCGGGCGACAGCCCGAGCGCTTCCACGAGGTGCGCGGAACGACGGCAGGGCCGGACGGACGGGGAGTGCGGCTGTACCAGCACAGCCTCGATCTCTCCCGCGAACCCCGACAGCTCCTGTCGGCACTCCGGGAGATCGCCGGACAGCTGGCCGCAGCCACCCCACATCCGTGA
- a CDS encoding UvrD-helicase domain-containing protein: protein MPRLAFAQSFWDGYDTLDKPIRAGVRKAMAKFQAMSVAELNADKGLHLESVENARDPRMRTIRITGFWRGIVLAPDDGSDMFLLVNVLPHDDAYTWAAKRLYSANSATRALEVRNAVALDELTPLYETAARTAPRLLFASISDGTLRELGVDVQVLRAARSLVDKAQLEAFSLLLPEDQLEVLQYLAEGFSPEEVYRDVVAVRRPADAPAEPVEDLATVIANTPARIRLVTGPQELEEILEKPFDAWRVFLHPSQRRVAYRTSYGGPVQVTGGPGTGKTVAALHRVKHLLGRSEDGRILLTTYTNALAAGLRDLLHLLLEQDEKLLARVDVTTVDAYANGIVRAKSAATPRPVGDREQLQLWEKAVKQLDLPFTARFLAQEYRHIVLGQNLRSLDTYLGASRRGRGTGLGPTRRQEVWNGVERFEQFLRDRGETTHLRICAHAAELLINEQAPYTHVVVDEAQDLHPAQWRVLRAAVSRGPDDLFVTGDPHQRIYDSRVSLGSLGITTAGRSFRLRVNYRSTEEILAWSARLLAPVTVDTLDGEGTDSLAGYRSLLHGRRPQAQGYATRREEIESLVDRIRALLAEGLAPREIGVCARFNLSLDAAEEKLKAAGIPVLRVKGQVTQSTEGVRLATMHAMKGLEFRAVSVLSVDEGTVPFARGITPREAEPVQHDADLLRERCLLFVACTRAREALSVTWSGTPSPFLPRLA, encoded by the coding sequence ATGCCCCGGCTCGCCTTCGCCCAGAGTTTCTGGGACGGCTACGACACCCTGGACAAGCCCATCCGAGCCGGAGTGCGCAAGGCCATGGCGAAATTCCAGGCCATGAGCGTCGCCGAACTCAACGCGGACAAGGGCCTGCACCTGGAGTCCGTGGAGAACGCCCGTGACCCGCGCATGCGCACCATTCGGATCACCGGCTTCTGGCGGGGCATCGTCCTCGCCCCCGACGACGGCAGCGACATGTTCCTCCTGGTCAATGTCCTGCCGCACGACGACGCCTATACGTGGGCGGCGAAGCGTCTGTACAGCGCGAACTCCGCGACCCGCGCCCTGGAGGTACGCAACGCCGTCGCCCTGGACGAGCTGACGCCGTTGTACGAGACGGCCGCACGCACGGCTCCGCGGCTGCTGTTCGCGAGCATCTCCGACGGCACGCTGCGCGAACTCGGCGTCGATGTGCAAGTGCTGCGGGCCGCGCGCTCGCTGGTGGACAAGGCCCAACTGGAGGCGTTCTCCCTGCTCCTGCCAGAGGATCAGCTGGAGGTGCTGCAGTACCTGGCCGAGGGGTTCAGCCCGGAAGAGGTCTACCGGGACGTGGTGGCCGTCCGTCGGCCTGCCGATGCGCCCGCCGAACCGGTCGAGGATCTGGCCACGGTGATCGCCAACACTCCGGCACGCATCCGCCTGGTCACCGGGCCGCAGGAGCTGGAGGAGATCCTGGAGAAGCCGTTCGATGCTTGGCGGGTTTTCCTCCACCCCTCCCAACGGCGCGTCGCCTACCGCACCTCGTACGGGGGTCCTGTCCAGGTCACCGGCGGGCCCGGGACAGGCAAGACAGTGGCTGCCCTGCATCGGGTCAAGCACCTGCTCGGCCGTTCCGAGGACGGCCGCATCCTGCTCACCACGTACACGAACGCGCTGGCCGCAGGGCTGCGTGACCTGCTTCACCTACTCCTCGAACAGGACGAGAAGCTTCTGGCCCGAGTCGATGTGACGACGGTTGACGCCTATGCGAACGGCATCGTGCGCGCCAAGTCGGCGGCTACGCCCAGACCTGTCGGGGACCGGGAACAGCTGCAGTTGTGGGAAAAGGCCGTCAAGCAGCTCGATCTGCCCTTCACCGCCCGGTTCCTGGCCCAGGAGTACCGGCACATCGTTCTTGGCCAGAACCTCCGCAGTCTCGATACCTACCTCGGCGCAAGCCGCCGAGGCCGTGGAACCGGTCTCGGTCCCACACGCCGCCAAGAGGTGTGGAACGGCGTGGAGCGGTTCGAACAGTTCCTGCGCGACCGCGGGGAGACAACACACCTCCGGATCTGCGCCCATGCGGCGGAACTCCTCATCAATGAGCAGGCTCCGTACACCCATGTTGTTGTCGACGAGGCCCAGGACCTGCACCCCGCGCAGTGGCGTGTGCTGCGGGCCGCCGTGTCCCGCGGCCCGGACGACCTGTTCGTCACCGGCGATCCACACCAGCGGATCTACGACTCACGGGTCTCCCTCGGCTCGCTGGGCATCACCACGGCCGGCCGCAGCTTCCGGCTGCGCGTCAACTACCGCTCGACCGAAGAAATCCTCGCCTGGTCGGCGCGACTCCTCGCGCCCGTCACCGTCGACACACTCGACGGCGAGGGAACGGACTCGCTGGCGGGGTACCGCTCCCTCCTGCACGGGCGCCGTCCACAGGCGCAGGGATACGCGACCCGGCGGGAGGAGATCGAGTCCCTGGTGGACCGAATCCGAGCGTTGCTCGCCGAAGGCCTCGCACCGCGCGAGATCGGCGTGTGCGCACGCTTCAACCTTTCCCTGGACGCGGCCGAGGAGAAACTGAAGGCCGCCGGTATCCCGGTGCTAAGGGTCAAGGGGCAGGTCACGCAGAGTACCGAGGGGGTACGTCTGGCAACGATGCACGCGATGAAGGGGCTGGAGTTCCGTGCTGTGTCCGTCCTCAGTGTCGACGAGGGCACAGTCCCGTTCGCCCGTGGGATCACCCCACGCGAGGCGGAACCGGTGCAGCATGACGCCGACCTGCTCCGGGAACGCTGCCTGCTCTTCGTCGCATGCACTCGCGCTCGCGAAGCGCTGAGTGTGACGTGGAGCGGAACCCCGAGCCCGTTCCTGCCACGCCTTGCCTGA
- a CDS encoding HsdM family class I SAM-dependent methyltransferase has protein sequence MTDKVASPAGPLVTGSEIARLAGVTRAAVSNWRRRYDDFPAPAGGAANSPLYALAEVQGWLDKQRKGQEVSPEVELWQAMRAAYGEQMIVGLAEVAGVLAGEHRPGLPDDVASRLQGLTQTEAPVDLVNGLTERFMDSARRAGSDQVTSERVVRAVCHFAPELSADATVFDPACGIGVLLLSVASEVGSCRGQDMDADSVRFAQHRAGIMGRSGVRVAAGDSLRADKWPDLKADLVVCDPPVGVTEWGREELLLDSRWELGTPSKAEGELAWLQHAYAHTEPGGQVLMVMPASVAYRKAGRRIRAELVRRGVVRQVVALPPGTATSHALPVHLWCLRRPGNNGGTDTNHTVRMVDLTGNSPDGSLEPRPDQVADVPLIELLDDIVDLTPGSHLRARHRDYPGEYAALRKELGDELRRLAAILPELAPASGAGSLDGATTSVADLARAGFVAYEGSEPVSASEQLDTDFLQGFLRSSANARRSTSASGTYRFDGKGARIPRMGIDEQRRYGSVFRALSAFEEGTRKVDELSRRLADVARDGLASGGLAPEE, from the coding sequence ATGACGGACAAGGTTGCTTCCCCGGCCGGCCCTCTTGTCACCGGTTCCGAGATCGCTCGGCTGGCCGGAGTCACTCGGGCTGCTGTCTCCAATTGGCGCCGGCGCTACGACGACTTCCCCGCGCCGGCGGGAGGTGCTGCGAACAGTCCGCTTTACGCGCTCGCCGAGGTCCAAGGGTGGCTGGACAAGCAGCGCAAAGGCCAGGAAGTATCACCCGAGGTCGAGTTGTGGCAGGCCATGCGGGCTGCTTACGGGGAACAGATGATCGTGGGCCTGGCAGAGGTGGCCGGCGTGCTGGCCGGGGAGCATCGGCCGGGACTGCCGGATGACGTTGCCAGCCGATTGCAGGGGCTCACGCAGACCGAGGCACCCGTCGACCTTGTGAACGGCCTGACCGAACGGTTCATGGACTCCGCTCGGCGCGCGGGATCGGACCAGGTTACCTCCGAGCGCGTGGTGCGTGCTGTGTGTCACTTCGCTCCCGAACTGTCGGCCGATGCCACGGTTTTCGATCCCGCCTGCGGAATCGGGGTGCTGCTCCTTTCCGTCGCCTCCGAGGTGGGGAGTTGCCGCGGCCAGGACATGGATGCTGACAGCGTCCGCTTCGCGCAGCACCGCGCCGGAATCATGGGGCGATCAGGTGTGCGCGTTGCGGCAGGTGATTCCCTGCGCGCGGACAAATGGCCGGATCTGAAGGCGGATCTAGTCGTCTGCGACCCCCCCGTCGGCGTGACCGAGTGGGGACGAGAGGAGCTGTTGCTCGACTCTCGCTGGGAACTCGGTACTCCGTCCAAGGCCGAGGGGGAACTCGCGTGGCTCCAGCACGCCTACGCGCACACCGAGCCCGGCGGTCAAGTCCTCATGGTCATGCCGGCTTCAGTTGCTTACCGCAAGGCAGGCCGACGCATTCGAGCGGAACTCGTGCGGCGGGGCGTCGTCCGCCAAGTGGTCGCTCTGCCACCAGGGACGGCGACATCTCATGCGCTGCCCGTCCACCTTTGGTGTCTCCGGCGTCCCGGGAACAACGGAGGTACGGATACCAACCACACCGTGCGCATGGTTGACCTGACCGGCAACAGCCCGGATGGGAGCCTGGAACCCCGTCCCGATCAGGTCGCGGACGTGCCGTTGATCGAGCTCCTCGACGACATCGTCGACCTGACGCCTGGCAGCCATCTTCGGGCCCGGCACCGCGACTATCCCGGTGAATACGCTGCCCTGCGCAAGGAGCTGGGGGACGAACTCCGCCGCCTTGCTGCCATTCTGCCCGAGCTTGCGCCGGCCAGCGGAGCGGGCTCACTGGACGGCGCCACTACCAGCGTTGCGGATCTCGCTCGTGCCGGATTTGTCGCGTACGAGGGCTCGGAACCTGTCTCGGCCAGTGAGCAACTCGACACGGACTTTTTGCAAGGATTTCTGCGGAGCTCGGCCAATGCTCGCCGGTCCACAAGTGCCAGTGGGACCTACCGTTTTGACGGTAAGGGTGCACGGATCCCCCGTATGGGCATTGACGAGCAGCGTAGGTACGGCTCGGTCTTCCGGGCCCTGTCTGCGTTCGAGGAAGGAACGCGCAAGGTAGACGAGCTGAGCCGGCGACTCGCCGACGTCGCCCGTGACGGCCTCGCCTCGGGCGGCCTGGCGCCCGAGGAATGA